One genomic segment of uncultured Desulfobacter sp. includes these proteins:
- a CDS encoding BCCT family transporter has product MFRNSVFMTAMGMAAVVVVWGMVDTPSLAMFANDTVSVLLKSRGWFVMLTVSFLLFSCFGLALSRYGGIRLGRDDDRPEFATFTWLNMMFAAGMGVGLLFYGVAEPLLHYEFISQSTKPNVAMGQALTLTIFHWGLHAWAIYGVGGLVIAYFGFRLGRPKTISAPIYTVFGRGPVARVTGWWVDVMALYAIAIGLSGSIAMGVFQVQSGLSRLLGIQDAGMALSLGIFACLVAAYILPLLRDLGEGMAMLSNLAMAVTVGLIVFFLLFGPTAFLMGTVTETLGQYIGSVIPQGFFIFTFWGDSVREWFTNWTLNYMVWWLAWAPFVGVFLARISKGRTIREYILGVLLVPTGFSTLWFGVMGGLGAYQSYLGHYDHTVASTDINAATFALLETLPLHQLTIVATIIAAFLFIVTSVVSASFVLAMFTAGGDENPPTRLKVVWGVILGALGLVMIITDSVDAVRAIIALSANPFVFIITLMMVCLFVALKAEKE; this is encoded by the coding sequence ATGTTTCGAAATTCTGTTTTCATGACCGCAATGGGGATGGCCGCCGTGGTTGTCGTCTGGGGGATGGTGGACACTCCCAGCCTTGCCATGTTCGCCAATGACACCGTTTCCGTCCTGTTGAAAAGCCGAGGCTGGTTCGTAATGCTGACCGTGAGCTTTCTGCTTTTCTCCTGCTTCGGGCTGGCGCTTTCGCGGTACGGGGGCATTCGACTGGGCCGTGACGACGACCGTCCGGAGTTCGCCACGTTCACCTGGCTGAACATGATGTTTGCCGCCGGTATGGGCGTGGGCCTCCTGTTCTACGGCGTTGCCGAACCCCTCCTCCACTACGAATTCATCAGTCAATCCACCAAACCCAATGTTGCCATGGGGCAGGCTCTTACCCTGACCATATTCCACTGGGGGCTTCATGCGTGGGCCATCTATGGTGTCGGGGGGCTGGTGATCGCCTATTTTGGTTTTCGCCTGGGACGCCCTAAGACCATATCCGCACCCATTTACACGGTGTTCGGCAGGGGGCCGGTTGCCCGGGTGACCGGTTGGTGGGTGGATGTTATGGCTCTGTATGCCATCGCCATCGGCCTGTCGGGCTCCATTGCCATGGGGGTATTCCAGGTACAGAGCGGGCTTTCGAGGTTGCTGGGCATTCAGGATGCTGGCATGGCACTGTCGCTGGGCATCTTTGCCTGCCTGGTGGCCGCCTATATTCTCCCGCTGTTGCGGGATCTGGGGGAGGGGATGGCTATGCTCTCCAACCTCGCTATGGCGGTGACCGTCGGGCTCATCGTGTTCTTTCTGCTGTTCGGTCCCACGGCCTTTCTCATGGGTACCGTCACCGAGACCCTCGGACAGTACATCGGCAGTGTCATTCCACAAGGTTTCTTTATTTTCACTTTCTGGGGGGACAGCGTCCGGGAGTGGTTCACCAACTGGACACTCAATTACATGGTCTGGTGGCTGGCTTGGGCACCCTTCGTGGGGGTGTTTCTGGCACGAATTTCCAAAGGGCGGACTATCCGTGAGTATATCCTCGGGGTGCTGCTGGTACCCACGGGGTTTTCCACCCTGTGGTTCGGCGTGATGGGGGGGCTGGGTGCCTATCAGTCGTATCTCGGCCACTATGACCATACTGTTGCATCGACAGACATCAACGCCGCCACCTTTGCCCTGCTGGAAACCCTTCCCCTGCATCAGCTCACTATTGTGGCCACAATTATTGCGGCGTTTCTTTTTATCGTTACCAGCGTGGTGAGCGCCTCCTTTGTCCTGGCCATGTTCACCGCCGGAGGCGACGAGAACCCGCCCACCCGCCTCAAGGTGGTCTGGGGGGTAATCCTGGGTGCGCTGGGACTGGTGATGATCATCACCGACAGCGTCGATGCCGTGCGGGCCATCATCGCCCTCAGTGCCAACCCGTTCGTTTTCATCATTACCCTCATGATGGTGTGCCTGTTCGTGGCCCTTAAGGCGGAAAAGGAGTAA
- a CDS encoding aspartate aminotransferase family protein, with protein MTSMRKIHNYNGFSTESDNSIFNLEDNFGAHHYNRINLVVRSAKGCWLTDNKGNKYLDGLAAYSAANTGHHHPTITNALLNALTGNYASVLSNVVFTDPLGIFLSECAAFAPQLAPRFGSHGNKVLTKNGGVESVETAIKAIRYYGFKQKGIQDGKQEIIVFDRNFHGRTISVVSFSSNKKYREGFGPLTPGFVSVPFGDLEAAKKAVTPNTCGILVEPLQGEGGMVIPPKGFLRGLRELADEKDLFLVCDEIQVGLGRAGKRFCFEYEGIVPDGVILGKALSGGLLPLSVFMTNAKIMDMIFSRGSDGSTFGGYPLACVAGIAALKVFQEEKLDEQSAEKGARLKKRIEEIGKRSPYVKGVRGLGLFIGIEVKDNNAMEFCRKLMKKGLVVNDSHGHTIRISPPLIINDEEMDFMVERLERVLVP; from the coding sequence ATGACAAGTATGAGGAAAATACATAATTACAACGGGTTTTCTACGGAATCCGACAATTCAATATTTAACCTGGAAGACAATTTTGGCGCCCATCACTATAACAGGATAAACCTGGTGGTCAGAAGCGCTAAAGGCTGCTGGCTCACCGATAATAAGGGAAACAAATACCTGGACGGCCTGGCCGCCTACTCGGCTGCCAATACGGGGCACCATCATCCCACCATCACCAACGCCTTGCTCAACGCACTCACCGGTAATTATGCATCGGTTCTTTCTAACGTGGTTTTCACTGACCCTTTAGGCATTTTTCTTTCTGAATGTGCGGCATTTGCCCCCCAGCTTGCCCCTAGGTTCGGTTCGCACGGCAACAAGGTTTTGACCAAAAACGGTGGGGTAGAGTCCGTTGAAACGGCAATAAAAGCCATCCGCTACTATGGGTTTAAACAAAAAGGAATCCAAGACGGCAAGCAGGAAATCATTGTATTTGACCGCAATTTTCATGGCCGTACCATTTCCGTGGTCTCTTTTTCCTCCAACAAAAAATACAGAGAAGGGTTCGGGCCTTTAACACCGGGTTTTGTCTCTGTGCCCTTTGGGGATCTGGAAGCAGCTAAAAAAGCGGTTACCCCCAACACCTGCGGTATTCTTGTGGAACCGCTGCAGGGAGAAGGCGGTATGGTTATCCCGCCTAAAGGCTTCCTCAGAGGATTGAGGGAACTGGCCGACGAAAAAGACTTGTTCCTAGTCTGTGATGAAATTCAGGTGGGCTTGGGCCGTGCCGGAAAGCGGTTCTGCTTTGAGTACGAGGGTATTGTGCCCGACGGTGTCATTCTGGGCAAGGCCCTTTCTGGCGGCCTGCTTCCTTTATCTGTGTTCATGACCAACGCTAAAATCATGGATATGATTTTCTCCAGGGGGTCTGACGGTTCCACATTCGGTGGCTATCCTTTGGCCTGTGTGGCCGGTATTGCAGCCCTGAAGGTATTCCAGGAAGAAAAACTGGATGAACAGTCCGCAGAAAAAGGCGCACGTTTAAAAAAACGCATTGAAGAAATTGGCAAACGTTCTCCCTATGTCAAGGGAGTCCGGGGATTGGGCCTTTTCATCGGCATTGAAGTTAAAGACAACAATGCCATGGAATTCTGTCGCAAACTGATGAAGAAAGGACTTGTTGTCAATGACAGCCATGGCCACACCATTCGTATTTCTCCGCCCCTGATAATCAACGACGAGGAGATGGATTTTATGGTGGAACGGCTGGAACGGGTTCTGGTTCCTTAA
- a CDS encoding transposase, translating into MLKYIYQTLRFFRNAFSRNITWLIFCMVVLGFIGASEMIGVTSFCRFWGLNTTGYHAFIHFFRASTWSLDKVTEYWNRFVLSQNETVKSNGRVVLQGDHTYVPKDGRQMPCVATLHQHSETQSKPSYFRGHCWGAIGILIGSMASPFCTPLSLKIHQGLIHVDDGDSSEESRETLGTRIVQMALNFAMKHDVRSILTLDAFFPLWRCLQTGRFGALCSASIAIDYADYKS; encoded by the coding sequence ATGCTCAAGTATATTTACCAGACTCTGCGGTTTTTCCGCAATGCTTTTTCAAGAAACATTACCTGGCTCATCTTTTGTATGGTAGTTCTTGGGTTTATCGGAGCTTCAGAAATGATTGGTGTTACATCGTTTTGCCGATTTTGGGGCCTGAACACGACTGGCTACCATGCGTTTATCCATTTCTTTCGGGCATCAACATGGTCTCTTGATAAGGTTACTGAATACTGGAATAGGTTTGTCCTTTCCCAAAATGAAACGGTGAAATCAAATGGTCGTGTGGTTTTGCAAGGAGACCATACCTATGTCCCTAAGGATGGGCGTCAAATGCCTTGTGTGGCTACCTTGCATCAACATTCAGAAACCCAAAGCAAGCCATCCTATTTCCGCGGTCATTGCTGGGGGGCCATAGGAATACTGATTGGATCTATGGCCTCTCCTTTTTGTACCCCCTTATCTCTTAAAATCCATCAGGGGCTTATCCACGTAGACGATGGTGATAGCTCTGAGGAAAGCAGAGAGACTCTGGGAACCAGGATTGTTCAGATGGCGCTAAATTTTGCGATGAAGCATGACGTCCGAAGCATCCTTACTCTGGATGCTTTTTTCCCCCTGTGGAGATGTCTTCAAACTGGCCGGTTCGGTGCTCTCTGTTCAGCATCAATCGCCATTGATTACGCTGATTATAAGAGCTAA
- a CDS encoding transposase, protein MNEITTLLTCMHPLLDANTYRHFLIISQALLTMTGRITMLSISRWTDKGGSYRTIQRFFSKDIPWDSLNWAIGKTFLKKSKIILIAGDATTVTKSGKKTFGLGRFFSSIYSRAVPGIAFQTLSLLDVEKRISWPMLIEQMLPKPKQKKRVVTKSKKQKRGRGRPKGSKNKNNRNVVLNAEMTQVQAMLQKLLKLIGDTLQPIYFVYDGAFGNNAAVHMTRQVGLHLISKLRNNSALYFKWNGVYSGKGRRPVYGDRVNYKNFPAAHLKSEETKKHICTRIYQMNVIHKKFADALNVVIIEKKNVKTDKIARVILFSTDLELDWKNIIDYYRLRFQIEFNFRDAKQHWGLEDFMVIKEQSVLNAANLSLWMVNVSQAMLVTSGEESILDLKAHYHGLRYAQEVFKILPENTKPINIVQLFEKIPVLGRIHGEKKAA, encoded by the coding sequence ATGAATGAAATTACCACGCTTTTAACTTGCATGCACCCCTTACTTGACGCAAACACTTACCGTCATTTTCTGATTATCAGTCAAGCCTTGCTGACGATGACAGGTCGGATTACCATGCTGAGCATCAGTCGTTGGACTGATAAAGGAGGAAGCTATCGTACTATACAGCGGTTTTTTTCAAAAGATATCCCTTGGGATTCACTCAACTGGGCGATAGGGAAAACATTTTTGAAAAAATCAAAAATTATTCTTATTGCTGGTGATGCCACAACTGTAACCAAGTCAGGTAAGAAAACTTTTGGTCTTGGCAGGTTTTTCTCTTCCATCTACTCTCGTGCAGTTCCTGGAATTGCCTTCCAAACCCTTTCATTGCTGGATGTCGAAAAACGAATTTCATGGCCAATGTTAATAGAACAGATGCTTCCAAAGCCAAAGCAGAAAAAGCGGGTAGTAACGAAAAGCAAAAAACAAAAGCGGGGCCGGGGAAGGCCCAAAGGTTCAAAAAACAAGAACAATCGCAATGTTGTACTCAATGCGGAAATGACGCAGGTACAGGCCATGCTGCAAAAACTTTTAAAGCTGATTGGGGATACACTTCAACCTATTTACTTTGTGTATGACGGTGCATTCGGAAACAATGCGGCTGTTCACATGACACGACAAGTTGGGTTGCACCTAATTTCCAAATTACGCAACAACTCTGCCTTGTATTTCAAGTGGAATGGAGTCTATTCCGGCAAGGGGAGGCGACCAGTTTATGGTGATAGAGTTAATTACAAAAACTTTCCCGCAGCCCATTTAAAATCAGAAGAGACCAAAAAACACATCTGCACCCGCATCTACCAAATGAATGTGATACACAAAAAATTTGCCGACGCTCTGAACGTAGTCATCATCGAGAAAAAAAACGTAAAAACGGATAAGATAGCCCGCGTTATCCTGTTTAGCACCGATCTTGAACTTGATTGGAAAAATATCATTGACTATTATCGTTTGAGATTCCAGATTGAATTTAACTTTCGTGATGCAAAACAACACTGGGGACTTGAGGATTTCATGGTCATAAAAGAACAATCAGTCCTCAATGCTGCCAACTTATCCCTATGGATGGTCAATGTTTCCCAGGCAATGCTGGTGACATCCGGCGAAGAAAGTATTCTTGACCTGAAAGCCCATTATCACGGGCTTCGTTATGCGCAGGAAGTATTTAAAATACTTCCTGAAAACACAAAACCGATTAATATTGTACAGCTATTTGAGAAGATTCCCGTGCTAGGACGGATTCATGGTGAGAAAAAGGCTGCTTAG
- a CDS encoding TRAP transporter large permease — protein sequence MSLALVGIFGIAILMLLLFVFGMPVSFAMALVGFGGFSYILNFNAGVNMVSQEFWSVFSKYGLTVIPLFVFMGQIAFYSGVNERLYQAAYKWVGHIRGGIAMATIMACAAFAAICGSNTATAATMTTVAFPQMSNFRYKPMLSCGSIACGSTLGVVIPPSVVLIIIGLSTEQSIARLFYGGIGAGLLLCLLMLLTVYVVCRLNPEWGPAGPKSGFGERLRSLSGAIEMLILFFLIMTGLYAGYFTPSEAGGAGAFFAVVISLVQRRLSWENFKKAVMDTLRVSCMVIMLIAGAMILGKFLTITRIPFNMASWVADLDVPGPVILAVIFGMYAIGGAIMDALALLLITIPIFFPVASQMGCDPIWFAVLITVVTTLGAVTPPVGATTYVVAGMAKGSTLNEVFKGVTFFLPAYLICIVLLMVFPWIITFLPGLL from the coding sequence ATGAGTCTGGCCCTGGTGGGCATCTTCGGGATTGCCATTCTGATGCTGCTGCTGTTCGTGTTCGGCATGCCTGTTAGCTTTGCCATGGCCTTGGTGGGCTTTGGCGGTTTTTCCTATATTCTCAACTTTAATGCCGGTGTAAACATGGTCAGCCAGGAGTTCTGGTCGGTGTTCTCTAAGTACGGGCTCACAGTGATCCCTTTGTTTGTGTTCATGGGCCAGATTGCCTTTTATTCCGGGGTCAACGAACGCCTTTATCAGGCAGCGTATAAGTGGGTCGGCCATATCCGGGGCGGCATTGCCATGGCTACCATTATGGCCTGCGCCGCCTTTGCCGCCATCTGTGGCTCCAATACCGCCACGGCGGCCACTATGACCACGGTGGCATTTCCTCAGATGTCCAATTTCAGGTATAAGCCCATGCTTTCCTGTGGGTCTATTGCCTGTGGCTCTACCCTGGGGGTTGTAATCCCGCCGTCCGTGGTGCTGATCATCATCGGTCTTTCCACAGAACAGTCCATTGCGCGGCTTTTTTATGGCGGTATCGGGGCTGGCCTTCTTTTGTGTCTGTTGATGCTGCTTACGGTATATGTGGTCTGCCGTCTGAATCCCGAATGGGGTCCGGCCGGTCCAAAGTCGGGTTTTGGTGAACGCCTCCGGTCTCTTTCGGGCGCCATTGAGATGCTGATTCTGTTTTTTTTGATCATGACCGGGCTGTATGCCGGATACTTTACCCCGTCCGAGGCCGGCGGGGCAGGGGCCTTTTTCGCCGTAGTCATCAGCCTGGTCCAGCGGAGACTTTCCTGGGAAAATTTTAAAAAGGCCGTCATGGATACCCTGCGGGTTTCCTGCATGGTCATTATGCTTATTGCAGGGGCCATGATTTTGGGTAAATTTTTAACCATCACCCGCATTCCCTTTAACATGGCCTCGTGGGTGGCGGACCTGGACGTTCCCGGCCCCGTAATTTTGGCCGTAATTTTCGGCATGTACGCCATTGGCGGCGCCATCATGGATGCCCTGGCCCTTTTGTTGATCACTATTCCTATCTTTTTCCCCGTGGCCTCCCAGATGGGCTGCGACCCTATCTGGTTTGCAGTTCTCATCACCGTGGTCACAACGCTCGGTGCCGTCACTCCCCCTGTGGGCGCCACCACCTATGTGGTGGCGGGGATGGCCAAAGGAAGTACCTTGAATGAAGTATTTAAAGGGGTAACCTTTTTTCTGCCAGCCTATTTAATCTGCATTGTTTTACTCATGGTTTTTCCATGGATTATTACTTTTTTGCCAGGGCTGCTGTAA
- a CDS encoding TRAP transporter small permease gives METIEKISDILNRCAGIIAGTILVFMILLTMGNIVLRRFWVPIRGTYEIMGFAGAVITALAMGFTQKRREHIHVDILVSRFPRKIKTAVFAVNNGLCTIFFLVAAWFVGRRGMTLLETGEVSETLRMVYYPFAFVVAFGCFLLAAMLFIDLLKLFFQKDSK, from the coding sequence ATGGAAACCATTGAAAAAATAAGCGACATCCTGAACCGATGCGCCGGGATCATTGCCGGGACCATCCTGGTGTTCATGATCCTTTTGACCATGGGGAATATTGTACTGCGCAGGTTCTGGGTTCCCATCCGGGGCACCTATGAAATTATGGGATTTGCAGGGGCTGTGATCACGGCCCTTGCCATGGGTTTTACCCAGAAGAGAAGAGAGCACATCCATGTGGACATTCTGGTCAGCCGGTTTCCGCGGAAAATCAAAACGGCTGTATTTGCTGTGAACAATGGATTATGCACCATTTTTTTTCTTGTGGCTGCCTGGTTTGTAGGGCGGCGGGGTATGACCCTTCTTGAAACAGGCGAGGTGTCCGAAACCCTTAGAATGGTATATTATCCCTTTGCCTTTGTCGTGGCATTCGGCTGCTTTCTGCTGGCTGCCATGCTGTTTATTGATTTGCTTAAATTGTTTTTTCAAAAGGATTCCAAATGA
- a CDS encoding TRAP transporter substrate-binding protein: MKKISLFFCVLAAVALVSGTAPVTVQAKKVSLNYANFPPAPTFPCVQMERWKTEIENRTDGAVAVNTFPGGTLLGAKDMMDGVINGQADIGCICMAYQPGRFTVTNATSLPLEIPDAKTGSLVLLDLYNKYQPKAFDKVKVLTMFVTAPANIMSKAPVVELSDLKGLDLRASGGAAQILKAWGANQVGMPMSDTPEALQKGVVKGLFSSLEVMKDLKFAEICKYITITDTVIYPFAVIMNKNAWAKLPDDVKQVMDGMIEEQAAWTGEYMDQHVSDSIAWSKKEHQVEVITLSPEKKAEWNAPLAPITESWIKKAEEKGLPGTQIVKDIKDLIVKRTAK, encoded by the coding sequence ATGAAAAAAATATCATTGTTTTTTTGTGTTCTGGCTGCGGTTGCCCTTGTTTCCGGAACAGCCCCTGTAACGGTCCAGGCCAAAAAAGTCAGTTTGAATTATGCCAATTTTCCCCCTGCGCCTACTTTCCCTTGTGTTCAGATGGAAAGATGGAAAACCGAAATTGAAAACCGCACGGACGGTGCCGTTGCCGTCAACACCTTTCCCGGCGGCACGCTTTTGGGCGCCAAAGATATGATGGACGGGGTCATCAACGGCCAGGCCGACATTGGCTGTATCTGCATGGCTTACCAGCCCGGCCGTTTTACCGTGACCAATGCCACAAGCCTGCCCCTGGAAATTCCCGATGCCAAAACCGGCAGCCTTGTGCTTTTGGACCTATACAACAAATACCAACCCAAGGCCTTTGACAAGGTCAAGGTTTTGACCATGTTTGTCACAGCCCCTGCCAACATCATGTCCAAGGCGCCGGTGGTTGAGCTTTCCGATCTCAAAGGCTTGGATCTGCGTGCCTCCGGCGGCGCGGCCCAAATTCTTAAAGCCTGGGGTGCCAACCAGGTGGGTATGCCCATGTCCGACACCCCCGAAGCCCTTCAAAAAGGTGTGGTCAAGGGGCTTTTTTCCTCTTTGGAGGTGATGAAGGATCTCAAATTTGCTGAAATCTGCAAATACATCACCATCACCGACACCGTGATTTATCCCTTTGCCGTGATCATGAACAAAAACGCCTGGGCCAAGCTGCCTGACGATGTAAAACAGGTCATGGACGGCATGATTGAGGAACAGGCTGCCTGGACCGGCGAATACATGGATCAGCATGTCAGCGATTCCATTGCCTGGTCAAAGAAAGAACACCAGGTTGAAGTAATTACGCTGTCACCGGAGAAAAAGGCCGAGTGGAATGCACCACTTGCCCCCATTACGGAAAGCTGGATTAAAAAAGCCGAAGAAAAAGGCCTGCCCGGAACCCAGATTGTTAAAGATATCAAAGACCTTATTGTAAAACGCACCGCAAAATAG
- a CDS encoding phenylacetate--CoA ligase: protein MSFIPLTITDEQIADIQAQGLKWTVSHAYNNSPYYKKKLENAGCRPEDIKSLDDLENLPFTDKHDFLEDYPFPLRSAPMSDIVRIHGSSGTTGKRKILCYTKEDVDNWANIFARCYELAGVTKADRVQIAVGYGLWTAGVGFQNGCERLGAMAVPLGPANVDMHIDMLLDLESTVFCATASMGLLMSEEIEKRKLMDKIKIKTIILGAERHSTSMRKRIQEITGAKHIHDIYGMTELYGPGTGLDCTEHAGIHYWADYFIFEVIDPVTLKPLPAGEEGELVVTTLKKQGTPLIRYRTHDVTRLIPGACACGNPFPRHARISGRTDDMFIFRAVNIYPSQIDHILGDIGGVGSEYQIHLNQDADGRDYMAIRVERTNDAGRGEDNGLAEQVSRRIRKKLLVRSRVEIVDYGHLPRTEKKSKRVFDARPSK, encoded by the coding sequence ATGAGTTTTATCCCTTTAACCATAACCGACGAACAGATAGCAGATATTCAGGCGCAGGGTCTGAAATGGACCGTATCCCACGCCTATAACAACAGCCCCTATTACAAAAAAAAGCTCGAAAATGCAGGTTGCCGTCCCGAAGACATTAAAAGTCTTGATGATCTTGAAAACCTGCCCTTTACGGACAAGCATGATTTTCTTGAGGACTATCCCTTTCCCTTGCGATCTGCGCCAATGTCCGACATTGTGCGAATTCACGGATCTTCCGGCACCACAGGTAAAAGAAAAATTTTGTGCTATACAAAAGAGGATGTGGACAACTGGGCCAATATTTTTGCCCGGTGCTATGAACTGGCCGGTGTCACCAAAGCGGACAGGGTTCAGATTGCCGTGGGCTACGGGCTTTGGACTGCAGGAGTTGGTTTTCAGAACGGATGTGAGCGGTTAGGTGCCATGGCCGTACCTTTAGGCCCTGCCAACGTGGATATGCATATTGACATGCTGTTGGATCTTGAATCCACGGTATTTTGCGCTACTGCTTCCATGGGGCTTCTTATGTCCGAAGAGATTGAAAAGCGTAAACTCATGGATAAAATTAAAATTAAAACTATTATCCTAGGCGCCGAGCGCCACAGTACGTCCATGCGCAAACGTATCCAGGAAATCACCGGAGCTAAACATATCCATGACATCTATGGCATGACCGAGCTTTACGGACCCGGTACTGGTCTTGACTGCACAGAACACGCAGGGATCCATTATTGGGCCGACTATTTTATTTTTGAAGTGATTGACCCGGTGACCCTGAAACCGTTGCCGGCGGGGGAAGAAGGGGAACTTGTGGTCACCACTTTGAAGAAACAGGGTACGCCTTTAATCCGCTACCGAACCCATGATGTCACCCGACTGATCCCCGGGGCCTGCGCCTGCGGCAACCCTTTCCCCCGGCATGCCAGGATTTCCGGTCGTACTGACGACATGTTTATTTTCAGGGCCGTAAATATTTATCCCAGCCAGATTGATCATATTCTAGGCGACATTGGCGGGGTGGGCAGCGAGTACCAGATTCACCTGAACCAAGATGCAGACGGCAGGGACTACATGGCCATCCGGGTGGAGCGCACCAATGATGCAGGCAGAGGAGAAGACAACGGCCTGGCCGAGCAGGTGTCCCGCCGTATCCGTAAAAAACTGCTGGTCAGATCCCGGGTTGAAATTGTGGATTACGGCCACCTGCCCCGGACGGAAAAAAAGAGCAAGCGGGTGTTTGACGCCCGCCCATCTAAATAA
- a CDS encoding 2-oxoacid:acceptor oxidoreductase family protein — protein MSNNQQIIISGLGGQGVLFITKLLAGAAMADNLPVLTSETHGMAQRGGNVISYLKIGDFSGPLIRPATADALIALKAESFAHHSYFLKPGGLAVVNSPDPVEGDRYRIFSGDASALAEEAGNVRSENVVMLGFFLGAMKDDTSAFNPDTLSRMIKEKFQAKPAVAGNVLSLLKSGMQLYEKR, from the coding sequence ATGTCAAATAATCAGCAGATTATCATTTCAGGTCTGGGCGGCCAGGGCGTTCTTTTTATTACAAAATTGCTTGCAGGCGCTGCCATGGCCGACAATCTTCCCGTACTCACGTCGGAAACCCACGGCATGGCCCAACGGGGTGGAAATGTAATTTCCTATCTTAAAATTGGTGATTTTTCAGGCCCGTTGATCCGGCCTGCCACTGCAGATGCCCTGATTGCCCTGAAAGCCGAAAGTTTTGCCCACCATTCCTATTTTCTTAAACCCGGGGGACTGGCCGTGGTGAATAGCCCCGATCCTGTTGAAGGTGACAGATACCGGATATTTTCTGGAGATGCCAGCGCTTTGGCTGAAGAGGCGGGCAATGTACGCAGCGAAAATGTAGTCATGCTGGGCTTTTTCCTGGGCGCCATGAAAGATGACACCAGTGCATTCAACCCGGACACCCTTTCCCGCATGATCAAGGAGAAGTTCCAGGCAAAACCTGCAGTGGCGGGAAATGTATTGAGCCTGCTTAAGTCAGGTATGCAATTATACGAAAAAAGGTGA